The proteins below come from a single Rosa rugosa chromosome 2, drRosRugo1.1, whole genome shotgun sequence genomic window:
- the LOC133733582 gene encoding probable protein phosphatase 2C 75 isoform X3, which produces MRRLRWCCCGQHFHRQLSSYRTNYTMTTHEMPQHRNPMPDFGKFSLIRHRSESIIDDTLFVKEDFCRLELLGGQPMHFFAVFDAQGDPHVSTLCKQLMHQCVAAELRRVCSTPGLGENLSMGLETGSEQQEGEEAKWHDLVRTALERSFQRMNRLRQHTCTCGNITDDCRCGFMILTPPVAAVVAILTARNIVIANSGTSRAVLGRAGSSLPLFDNSKPERLDVQERLRAVDGRVFHHNGMRVYGILNMSHSAVQTGDHYLLNISITEREGNEDECLILANHGIWDAISDDMACRVARTCLTFEDGEAARALAKDGRLYGPDTCDHEKFFSSKTNSAAAILCRLALGRGSRGDISVIVVDLMVRWKSRQK; this is translated from the exons ATGAGGCGCTTGAGGTGGTGCTGTTGCGGCCAGCACTTTCACCGCCAGCTGAGTTCATACCGGACTAATTACACTATGACCACTCATGAAATGCCGCAACACCGGAATCCAATGCCCGATTTCGGCAAGTTTTCACTTATAAGGCATCGTTCAGAGAGCATTATTGACGATACCTTATTTGTGAAGGAGGACTTCTGCCGGCTCGAACTTCTAGGTGGACAGCCTATGCATTTCTTTGCTGTCTTTGATGCTCAAGGAGACCCTCAT GTGTCCACGCTGTGCAAACAATTGATGCACCAATGCGTGGCGGCGGAGCTGCGGCGCGTGTGCAGCACTCCAGGGCTTGGTGAGAACTTGAGCATGGGTTTGGAAACGGGAAGCGAGCAGCAGGAAGGGGAGGAGGCCAAGTGGCATGATCTGGTGCGAACAGCCCTAGAGAGGAGCTTTCAGAGGATGAACCGTCTCAGGCAACACACTTGCACGTGTGGGAACATTACTGATGATTGCAGGTGTGGATTCATGATCCTCACGCCGCCAGTTGCGGCTGTTGTGGCAATCTTAACAGCTCGGAATATTGTCATTGCTAACTCCGGTACCTCACGCGCCGTCCTTGGTCGTGCCGGGAGTTCTTTACCACTCTTTGATAATTCCAAG CCTGAAAGACTAGATGTACAAGAAAGGCTTCGTGCAGTAGATGGTCGGGTTTTCCATCACAACGGCATGCGTGTATATGGAATTCTTAACATGTCTCATTCCGCAG TGCAAACAGGGGATCACTACCTTCTGAATATTTCCATCACAGAAAGAGAGGGAAATGAAGATGAATGCTTGATTCTAGCCAATCATGGTATTTGGGATGCTATATCAGATGACATGGCTTGCAGGGTAGCTAGAACATGTCTCACATTTGAAGACGGGGAAGCTGCTAGAGCTCTAGCCAAAGATGGTCGTCTTTATGGTCCAGACACATGCGATCATGAGAAGTTTTTCTCTTCCAAAACTAACAGTGCAGCTGCAATACTCTGCCGCCTCGCTTTGGGCCGTGGCAGTCGAGGCGATATAAGTGTCATTGTTGTCGATTTAATGGTTAGGTGGAAGTCAAGGCAAAAATGA
- the LOC133733582 gene encoding probable protein phosphatase 2C 75 isoform X2: MEYCDTDTPEQCRERRHRRIQMRRLRWCCCGQHFHRQLSSYRTNYTMTTHEMPQHRNPMPDFGKFSLIRHRSESIIDDTLFVKEDFCRLELLGGQPMHFFAVFDAQGDPHVSTLCKQLMHQCVAAELRRVCSTPGLGENLSMGLETGSEQQEGEEAKWHDLVRTALERSFQRMNRLRQHTCTCGNITDDCRCGFMILTPPVAAVVAILTARNIVIANSGTSRAVLGRAGSSLPLFDNSKPERLDVQERLRAVDGRVFHHNGMRVYGILNMSHSAGDHYLLNISITEREGNEDECLILANHGIWDAISDDMACRVARTCLTFEDGEAARALAKDGRLYGPDTCDHEKFFSSKTNSAAAILCRLALGRGSRGDISVIVVDLMVRWKSRQK, encoded by the exons ATGGAGTACTGTGACACAGATACGCCGGAGCAATGCCGGGAGCGCCGCCATCGAAGAATCCAGATGAGGCGCTTGAGGTGGTGCTGTTGCGGCCAGCACTTTCACCGCCAGCTGAGTTCATACCGGACTAATTACACTATGACCACTCATGAAATGCCGCAACACCGGAATCCAATGCCCGATTTCGGCAAGTTTTCACTTATAAGGCATCGTTCAGAGAGCATTATTGACGATACCTTATTTGTGAAGGAGGACTTCTGCCGGCTCGAACTTCTAGGTGGACAGCCTATGCATTTCTTTGCTGTCTTTGATGCTCAAGGAGACCCTCAT GTGTCCACGCTGTGCAAACAATTGATGCACCAATGCGTGGCGGCGGAGCTGCGGCGCGTGTGCAGCACTCCAGGGCTTGGTGAGAACTTGAGCATGGGTTTGGAAACGGGAAGCGAGCAGCAGGAAGGGGAGGAGGCCAAGTGGCATGATCTGGTGCGAACAGCCCTAGAGAGGAGCTTTCAGAGGATGAACCGTCTCAGGCAACACACTTGCACGTGTGGGAACATTACTGATGATTGCAGGTGTGGATTCATGATCCTCACGCCGCCAGTTGCGGCTGTTGTGGCAATCTTAACAGCTCGGAATATTGTCATTGCTAACTCCGGTACCTCACGCGCCGTCCTTGGTCGTGCCGGGAGTTCTTTACCACTCTTTGATAATTCCAAG CCTGAAAGACTAGATGTACAAGAAAGGCTTCGTGCAGTAGATGGTCGGGTTTTCCATCACAACGGCATGCGTGTATATGGAATTCTTAACATGTCTCATTCCGCAG GGGATCACTACCTTCTGAATATTTCCATCACAGAAAGAGAGGGAAATGAAGATGAATGCTTGATTCTAGCCAATCATGGTATTTGGGATGCTATATCAGATGACATGGCTTGCAGGGTAGCTAGAACATGTCTCACATTTGAAGACGGGGAAGCTGCTAGAGCTCTAGCCAAAGATGGTCGTCTTTATGGTCCAGACACATGCGATCATGAGAAGTTTTTCTCTTCCAAAACTAACAGTGCAGCTGCAATACTCTGCCGCCTCGCTTTGGGCCGTGGCAGTCGAGGCGATATAAGTGTCATTGTTGTCGATTTAATGGTTAGGTGGAAGTCAAGGCAAAAATGA
- the LOC133733582 gene encoding probable protein phosphatase 2C 75 isoform X1, protein MEYCDTDTPEQCRERRHRRIQMRRLRWCCCGQHFHRQLSSYRTNYTMTTHEMPQHRNPMPDFGKFSLIRHRSESIIDDTLFVKEDFCRLELLGGQPMHFFAVFDAQGDPHVSTLCKQLMHQCVAAELRRVCSTPGLGENLSMGLETGSEQQEGEEAKWHDLVRTALERSFQRMNRLRQHTCTCGNITDDCRCGFMILTPPVAAVVAILTARNIVIANSGTSRAVLGRAGSSLPLFDNSKPERLDVQERLRAVDGRVFHHNGMRVYGILNMSHSAVQTGDHYLLNISITEREGNEDECLILANHGIWDAISDDMACRVARTCLTFEDGEAARALAKDGRLYGPDTCDHEKFFSSKTNSAAAILCRLALGRGSRGDISVIVVDLMVRWKSRQK, encoded by the exons ATGGAGTACTGTGACACAGATACGCCGGAGCAATGCCGGGAGCGCCGCCATCGAAGAATCCAGATGAGGCGCTTGAGGTGGTGCTGTTGCGGCCAGCACTTTCACCGCCAGCTGAGTTCATACCGGACTAATTACACTATGACCACTCATGAAATGCCGCAACACCGGAATCCAATGCCCGATTTCGGCAAGTTTTCACTTATAAGGCATCGTTCAGAGAGCATTATTGACGATACCTTATTTGTGAAGGAGGACTTCTGCCGGCTCGAACTTCTAGGTGGACAGCCTATGCATTTCTTTGCTGTCTTTGATGCTCAAGGAGACCCTCAT GTGTCCACGCTGTGCAAACAATTGATGCACCAATGCGTGGCGGCGGAGCTGCGGCGCGTGTGCAGCACTCCAGGGCTTGGTGAGAACTTGAGCATGGGTTTGGAAACGGGAAGCGAGCAGCAGGAAGGGGAGGAGGCCAAGTGGCATGATCTGGTGCGAACAGCCCTAGAGAGGAGCTTTCAGAGGATGAACCGTCTCAGGCAACACACTTGCACGTGTGGGAACATTACTGATGATTGCAGGTGTGGATTCATGATCCTCACGCCGCCAGTTGCGGCTGTTGTGGCAATCTTAACAGCTCGGAATATTGTCATTGCTAACTCCGGTACCTCACGCGCCGTCCTTGGTCGTGCCGGGAGTTCTTTACCACTCTTTGATAATTCCAAG CCTGAAAGACTAGATGTACAAGAAAGGCTTCGTGCAGTAGATGGTCGGGTTTTCCATCACAACGGCATGCGTGTATATGGAATTCTTAACATGTCTCATTCCGCAG TGCAAACAGGGGATCACTACCTTCTGAATATTTCCATCACAGAAAGAGAGGGAAATGAAGATGAATGCTTGATTCTAGCCAATCATGGTATTTGGGATGCTATATCAGATGACATGGCTTGCAGGGTAGCTAGAACATGTCTCACATTTGAAGACGGGGAAGCTGCTAGAGCTCTAGCCAAAGATGGTCGTCTTTATGGTCCAGACACATGCGATCATGAGAAGTTTTTCTCTTCCAAAACTAACAGTGCAGCTGCAATACTCTGCCGCCTCGCTTTGGGCCGTGGCAGTCGAGGCGATATAAGTGTCATTGTTGTCGATTTAATGGTTAGGTGGAAGTCAAGGCAAAAATGA
- the LOC133733583 gene encoding uncharacterized protein LOC133733583: protein MKALHSGVPTHLNLRLCHSTQPSLKVKPQLLVLLPHFPSLQTPTFHSTSLKLTASFSSGSASKASMAASAPSTEAETKPFSVLFVCLGNICRSPAAEGVFTDLVKKRGLESKFKIDSAGTINYHEGNQADPRMRAAAKRRGIEITSLSRPIKLPDFRDFDVILAMDKQNRADILEAFNRWKFREPLPEDAYKKVKLMCSYCKKHDETEVPDPYYGGPQGFEKVLDLLEDACESLLDSILAENKHILDS from the exons ATGAAGGCATTGCACAGTGGAGTGCCAACCCACCTAAATTTACGACTTTGCCACTCCACCCAGCCCTCCCTCAAAGTAAAACCCCAATTACTTGTTCTTCTTCCACACTTCCCATCTCTCCAAACCCCAACGTTTCACTCAACTTCCCTCAAATTGACCGCCTCTTTCTCATCTGGGTCTGCAAGCAAAGCATCAATGGCAGCTTCTGCCCCCTCCACGGAGGCAGAGACCAAACCCTTCTCTGTCCTTTTTGTGTGCTTGGGCAACATCTGCAGAAGCCCAGCTGCCGAAGGAGTCTTCACGGACTTGGTCAAGAAAAGGGGTCTGGAATCCAAGTTCAAGATTGACTCTGCTGGCACCATTAATTACCATGAG GGAAATCAAGCGGACCCAAGAATGAGGGCAGCGGCTAAAAGGCGTGGGATTGAGATAACATCTTTGTCCAGGCCAATCAAGCTGCCTGATTTTCGAGATTTCGATGTTATTCTTGCAATGGACAAGCAAAACCGAG CTGATATTTTGGAGGCATTTAATCGGTGGAAATTTAGAGAACCACTGCCTGAGGATGCTTATAAAAAG GTCAAGTTAATGTGTTCTTATTGTAAGAAACACGATGAAACTGAAGTGCCGGATCCTTATTATGGTGGACCTCAAGGTTTTGAGAAG GTTTTAGATTTACTTGAAGATGCATGTGAATCATTGTTGGACAGCATATTGGCTGAGAACAAGCATATTTTGGATTCTTAA